TTATATAGGTACTCTAGTTTCTTTAATTCTCAGTCTTTagctttttaaatgacttttaatttgaaacttaaaaaaTTGTAATTCTGGTGGTGGTTTTAGCTTagattttttaacttgtttaacttaatttggttaaacTTTATTTAGGCTTATTTCACACTGTATCTGCTTTATAAAcgctgtgagctgccctgagaagtttactggaggggtggggtataaatattttaaataaagcaaCAAATTGCACTCTGTGCCTCAAGGaaactattactattactactaatgGAGATATATGtgccgcttttcaacccaagttctcaaagtggtttacgtagggCAAcgagagggctcacaatcttatgTAGGGCAGGGCCCCGCCCCCAGCTTCCCCAGAAGAGgttggactcccatcatccccagtcactgtggatgatgggagttgtagtccaaccacctctggCAACCCGAGCTGGGGGACTTCCTATGTCcagcctctccttcccctgcagaGCAAAGGAGGGATCCTGTCCAAAGCCTGCGACTACATCCAGGAGCTGAGGCAGAGCAACCTCCGTCTCTCGGAAGAGCTTCAAGGCCTTGACCAGCTGCAGATGGACAACGAGGTCTTGCGGCAGCAGGTGAGGCTGGAAGCGATCTCCCCctcctccaacacacacacacacacacacacacacacacacaccccagtgggaAGTGGGAGGAGCCATGAGCCTTCTGGCTAGTGGTCCCTGTCACAGAGATTGCCcaatgtggttgactacaactcccagaatccccagccaaaagccattgcagccgggattgctgggaattgtagtcagcaaAGTCTGGGAATCCCGATCACAGGCAACACTGCCTCCGGTTGGGGggacagcagccccccccccccctcgcttCAGCCTCCGCCCCCAGAGACTCTTCTGGGCCCAGGGCCTGTACGGTGCTCTCGTTGGGAAATCCTGCTACGACGATGACggctaggaacctaggaagctgccatatactgagtcagacccttggtctatctcgctcaggattgtcttcacagactggcagcggcttctcccaggctgcaggcaggagtctctctcagccctctcttggagatgctgccagggagggaacttggaacctagatgctcttcccagagcagccccataattccctcaggggaagatctggcagggctcacacttctagtctccctttcatatgcaaccagggtggaccctgctcagctaaggggaccagtcatgcttgcgaccacaagaccagctctcctctctagacaGCTTTTCAACCAGAGTTCCCAAAACGGTTCCTGAAAGCGGCCTGACAGGGATCTCTCATGGCTAGAGACTGTGCTGGAAGACAGGACCCTTTCTTAAAAAGGCCCCCTTGCCTTCCCCTGCCTCTGTGGGCCCGGCCTGGTGGTTCCAGCCCATCTGCTGTGGACAGATGTGGCGCTCTGGCTGCCTGttgcaggggtggtggtttcACAGGGCAAATGGCAGGATGGTCTGGGGTGGGCCGGGCAGGGCAGAAGGCTGATCTTGTGGCCGTGGGGAGGAAtcgtccccttggctaagcaggcaCTCCCCTGgttggcctttggatgggggcTCCGCGTGAGCCCTGCAAGGTATCCCCCTCGGGGCAGGAGTTCTCCCTCTTGGGAGAGGTTGGCCCAGCTCTCCCATCACCTCCTCGTTGGCCCCTGgttgctggggataatgggaatggTAGTCCAAGAGCAGCTGGTGTCCCAAGCGGGAGAACCCCtccttgaggggatggagccattgtTCAGAGGCAGAACACTTGCAAcgcatgcaggaggtccctggttcgatccctggcagcatctccaagcagggctgggaaagactcctgcctgccccctcggagaagctgctgccagtcggtgtagtaCCATtctgggagaaggcagcttcctaggttcctccttccaaagggccgTTGGGAGGCATGGGATTTGGTTGCTGGCCCTCTGGAAATCCAAGGCATCCTCTGGCCCTTTGAAAGGAactggggcttttcagtgggcGTCCCATTCGTTTTAGCACATTCCCtcaagcccctgcctgcttgcatgcagagggtgccaagttccctccctggcagcatctccaagccagggctgagagagagactcctgcctgcaaccccagagaagccgctgccagtctgggtagacagtccacAGCGAGGTGGACTTGTGCGCCTGGTTCGGGAGAAGGCTGCTTTCTAGATGAGAGGGAGAGGGTTGCAAGAGGTGGGGGCGTTCTCTCCTTGAGCTCACCtgtgccctctccctccccaggtGGAAGATCTGAAGAACAAGAACCTGATCCTGCGAGCACAGCTGCGTCAGCACGGCGTGGAGGTCATCATCAAGGACGCCCACTGATCCTCCGGggccagggaggaccctgcccAGGTGGCCACGCTCTTCAGCACAGCGGAACAGTGCGGTCTGTTGCCGGCCGGGTGCCTCCCAGCCGGGCTCCCTCTTTTTGGCATACAGGACCCAGAGCACAGCGCCCTGGGgctggggcggggcaggggctcGGGCTctgtcggcaccccctccccttgTCCTTGCCCCTCTGAGCCGGGCGCTGCCTCTCGCCAGCGTCCACTCGGTCTGCATCGCCCAGACCGACTTGCCCGGGTGgtgtcctccctccttccctccctccctcccgtcaCTGCAGTTGCTTGGCCTGTGCGCACGAGAGACCCAACCTGCCAAGtacgtgcatgcatgcattttcTCACGTAGACGAGCTGCACGTCCCCTCCCAGACCCCTTCGCAGTGCCCACATCTGTTAAGCAGAAGAGCTGAAGCTGGTCCAGCCCCTGCTGGGTGACTCCGCTCTGCCTGTTGCCCCCTGGCTCCTTTGGCCCTGACCCCTGGCTCCTTTGGCCCTGACCCCTGGCTCCCTTCCACCGCAGAGAGCTGCCGCCTGGCTCTGCTTCCGCCCTCCCGGCCGCAGGACGGGGACCCCGAAGCCTGGCCCTGACTGGGCTGGGGGCGAGGATGGCACCGCCTCTCTTGACTCTGCTCCCCAGAAGACAGCGGACTTTTGCTCTCGAGCTGTGGAGGCAGAGCGGCCGGCAGGTGCCAGTGGCCTGGGATTCGGTGGGGCTTCTGGGCGGGGtggtggtttttcttctctttctctcttttttaaaataaataagtctCTGAATTAAAGCCACCACATGGGGAGATGTAATTGGAAAGCTGTCTTGTGGGTCTTGCGGTTCTCTCGTGTGTGTTGGTGTGTGGCCTCCCATTCTGCTGATACGAGTTCTGTCTCTTGGGATAGTCGGGGGTTCGGATAGCCGGGGGTTTCCACCactgagcggcggcggcggcaaataAGAGCTctctgggtggtgtgtgtgtgtgtgagagtgtgagtgtgtgtgtgtgtgtgtgagtgtgagtgtgctGTTTCATCGTCTTGGtttgacactttttaaaaaccatgttgCGTTGCAGAATTAGCCTACCCTTTCTTCACCCCaaaggggagccccccccccgggccccaTTTGCTCAGAGAAACTTGTACATGTGAGACACGTTCCTTCCGATGCAAGAGAGAACTGGCATTCGACACGGAATGCTTTGGTGTGTCGTTCCCCTCGATGAGGAGAAGGCCTGTAGCTCGGAGGCAGAGcctcggttcaatccctggcagcatctccaggtaggcctgggaaggacccatctgaaacccgggggagctgctgccagtctgtgtagacagtcctgagctcgatggacccacggtctgactcagtagaaggcagctgcctctaTTCCTATGGGTCCAGCCCACCACCCTTACCTGGTCCCCATTTATTTCTAAAAAGGATATGAAGACGCTTTCCTTCTTGTTGTGTTTTATCTGTGACTTGACTCTGATAGGTGTTTAGACATTTAATTGGGTACGGTTTTTACTCCCGTGtttacccgaatacaagatgactctgaatttaagaagagccccttaaaaaacagaggctgaatacaggttatacccttatttacccaaaaggaagaggactgaacttgtaagatgaccccctgatttctatcatcaaagaacctggaagaaacGTGGTctccttggattcaggtaaagcCAGTCATATTATTGCTGTATCTGTTTCATTATACTTAGTTTTATATTTCTGCGAGCCCCGAGGAGTATTGCACTTGAGTGGGATTTAAATATTTCAAacctttattttatattttatatgccACTCTCCCACCAAGGAGCCCGGATCTGTGTACGTGGTtttgtttatccttacaacaaccctgtgaggtcggctaggctgagagatgcatgacggGCCCCGAGTCATGTATACGACTCGTGAATGCTGCcaccccccctccacccgccagGTTATTAACTTTGTGTGTGTAGGAGACCCGTCGTTCCTTGCATCTGCGGAGACGCGTCTTGGACACCTCACTGCAGAAATTGTTTTCTTGGGAAGCTCATCCAGGGTGGTTTGGGCTGTGAAGGCCTGATGCTGAGGGGACGGAGGCCAATCACCGGAAAACtggcctgctctccccccccccgtaccCCTCGGTCCTGCCCAATCCTGCAGACAGACACGCGGCACGAAGGGAATGGTCCAACTTTCCTTGTTAATGCTCAGTGCAGAAccgggtgttgttgtttttcaagtACAGAACTCGCACGAAGGCCCGGCTCTTCTGGGTCTCCAGGAAAGGGTGGACCccgggggttctcaaacgtgggtcccggGTGaatttaagagcagccctgctggatcaggcccaaggcccatctggctctgcaccctgtttcccccagtggccccACCAGCTGCTTCTGCGACACTtacaagtattattatttattttcatttatttggttgatatactacccttccaaaaatggctcggggcagtatAAATAGCAGATGAAGGCAACAGCCTTCATTCCACAGCAGCTGATGCCCACAGGTagtctgcctctgaacatggaggttccgttCCCTGGCGACCATGGCTAAACGCCTACGCCTCAGCCCTGCTAACCAAAGGCCCATCCCGTCCAGCATCTTACTTCCcacaggatgcctctgggaagcccaccggtAAGAGgcaggggcaggccctctctcccgctgttgctcccctgggcTAGAGTTCCcatgatgggagccgtagtcccGTCAGCACCCGGGACCCGAGTTTGCGAACCCCTGTGTTGGGAGAGTTGCCCGCGAGACGGATCCCAGCCCCCAGAGTCTGTAACCCCTTGCTCCGGGCGGGCGTTCCCACTCGGGTTGGTGGCGGCTCCTACACCAGGAAGCCCGGGGGTCTGGGGAGAGCGGCGGTCCCCGGGTGCTTCTCTTCTTCGCTTCCGGACGAGGAGCCGCGCTGCTCGGAGACGCTGACGCTTCTCCACCTCCCCTGGCCGGGCGCTGCCGTGGGGGCCCCCGGCAGGGTGCTGTGGTTCGGGGTCCCTGGCGGGGGCCTCCATTCGCGGTGGGCGTAGGTGGTGTTGGGGGTGGTGCTGGTGAAGATCCAGAGCGGGGTGGCGATGGGGCCGGCCGTGGGGAGATCCCCTGAGCGGCTCTTGGCGACAAGCAGGCGCCCCGGGGAGAAGCTGTCGATCCTGTGGGGAGAAGAGGGCCAGGGTTTAGCTGTATTGGCGGGGCTGGCACCCTGCCCCCTAGAACCTCCCCCAAAGCTCAGGAGACGTTGCAGGGTGAGGCTGTCGAtgggtggcagagcatctgcttggcatgcagagggtcccgggttccctccctggcagcatctcccagtagggctgggggGGAATCCTGCCCTCTCAGAATGGACGCTAGTGATTTTGGGCAATGTCTATCCCCTAGCGACGGAAAATAGGGGATCGCATTGTTGCACGTCTGGAGGACCACGGGTGTGGGAGGCCCCCCCAGCCgtgtcttttgcttggggattatgggagttgtagttaacaacagctgggaatccctgttagaaggaacactgcccgCCCCCGCCATCTTCCCCAggcacaacagctggaggaccaagtttgcccatccctagCCTTGGGAGAGTCCAAGGGAAAGAGGCTCAGCGACCCGGGCTGGCCCGATTCACCTGATCTCATTAGAGGCGTCGTCCTCTTCGGGCTCCGCCCACTGAGCGGCGCTGTACTGGTGCAGCCACAGCACCAGCGCCAGGAGCATCAGCAGCACCACGCCCATGCTGAACATGAGGGCGATTCCCACCACGAGGGACCTGGTGCCATCTGGGGCTGAAAGGCAGCAACACACAGGGAGAGAAGGGAAGCGTGAGTGCAGCCATCCTGGGACACTCGGCCCAgaggtggctggactacaactcccttaagcCCCAACCACCATGGCCTTTGGGcactagactacaactcccaccatccctggctactggctgcagataatgggtgttgtagtccagcaactgggAGCCCCCTGATCTTCAGGCTTCTTGAGAACTCTTGATATCAGGTTTGAAACTTCCTTTTAATGGTGCTTTGAGCTTGGTCTTTAGCTTGCTAATTGTTTGTTAGTTAGttcgtatttctataccgccccatccaacagctctgggcagtttgcaaacCCAGACAAAATATAGTCCTTCTAAAAATCAAAGTTAAGGCCAGATAAAAATCTAAACAACTCAAAcgcagtttaaaacagttaaaacaatttaaaaacctggaaggccagaccccaaaataaagttttaagtgctctcttaaaggccagtaaTGTTTCTAAACCACAAACTTTTggccttaattttttaaaaatcctatctTGTAtctattaatgttgtaagccacgcCGAGCAGTAGGGCACtgaaggggcaggatataaatattttgaatagcAAGAAGATGATCTGAGCTgatctttttttgtgtgtgaatttgatcttccagctggttttggactacaactcccatcatctttggcGACAGTGGCCACAAAtcagaggtgatgggagttgtagttgaacatcaGGGAACTCCAACCTTCAAGGTTCACAGCTGGGTGGCACAACTTGGATAAGAATCCTTGACCCTCCTGTAGAAGTTGGGctccaattcccataatccctgacgattggccactgtggctggagatgatgggagttgtagtcctacaacagctGGTTGGAGGACTTGCacgttctattttttttaaaaaatatgttttaagtGGTAAGGTCCCAGCAAGGCTGTACCACGTCACTATTTTGCATTTGCAGATTTCGAAAGAGTAGAACAGGGCAGCAAAACtctggctctgcagctgttggactacatctcccatcagccCTTGCCGCAATAGCTAAccgtcggggatgatgggagttgtagtctggcatcTGCAGGAGCCTTGGCGTTGTGCAGCTCTGGGGCGGGATGAACTTGGATCCCAAGGCTGCCGTTGGTTCCGCCCCTCTGCTCAGCCCCCAGGGGTGCTCACCCAGGTGCACTCGGAGCTCCAAGGCGCAGGAGACGGAGCCCAGCATGTTGGAGGCGGTGCACCGGTAAAGGCCCGAAGCCTCCGTCGTCAGGTTGTGCAGGGTCAAAAGGACGTGGCGGTCGTCTGCTGGACGTGTAGAGAGGAAGAGCCGGCGTTGGGAATGGAGGTTAGGTTGGGAAGTGCCTTCCACCCTCATCACAAATAGTCCAGAGCATCCTCTGTGCACGGGGCCCGCTCTCCAGGCGTGTGACTGGAGGCCACCCGGCAACGGAAGCTGCCCTGATATCAagttcagacccttggtccatctcgctcagtattgcctgacactgactggcagcagctccccaaggtttccggctcaggggtctctcccagccctacctggagatgctgccagggagtgaacttgaaagtttctgctcttcccagagcggcccaatcatcccctgaggggaagatcttgcaatgctcacacacgcagtctcccattcaaatgcaagccagggcagatcctgcttagcaaaggggacccgcTCTCTTCCCATCAGCTGCGTCTGGCTAAAGGTTCCCCACCTGGATGCTGGTTACCTTCGTAACTCATCAGCAAAGGCCGCGTGTCTGCCGGGATCTTCTCCCAGGCGAAATCGGGGGCAGGCGTTCCGTCGTCGACGGTGCACGAGAACTGGAGGGTGGCCCCCTCTTCACCGCTGCCCTCACCGGAGCACCTCGGATTAGATGGCGGGACTGTGGAGAACAGAAGCAGCACGTCTAAGCACTCTTTCGCCAAAGCTGTGCCAACTTTGAGAGGTAAGAATGTGTGAAAACAGGCCagcttggctgtccagctgttgaactacaactcccatcatccccaaccacttaAAGGCAGTGTGGGTGTCCTTTTGGTGCTGTTTCAGGCTCTCTACGAGGAACAAGGTGCATCTATTTCCCGACTTAGAGATGTAGTGCCTAGTAATGCCTGATACCACCTGGAGGGACAAATAGCTCGAAGTGATTTTTGATaggaggcccattcacatgttgtgttcatgagtcccctgctaactgagcaaagaggcaccttttaaaagtggtgattctccttatttaaacggggagagcaactggccctatccgtccccagcacagcatccctgcagtggctgttgctggtgttttgtcttatgtttcttttttagatggcgagtcctttgcggacagggagccattttatttatttatcgtgtgtgtgtgtgtgtgtaaactgcttcgggaactttggttgaaaagtggtatatacatgttgGCCGTATttgtgttcaacacatgtacaacaagtctgcagtgtacacaggaaaagatctgtacacaggttctgtcattcacatgttacgttgaacgCAGGTGCAGATGCACTTtgcatctgtaccatgcatttgaagggcctgtgtccacccaggtacagtcattcacacaaacatgtgtacaggcatctgtacacttgtacaacataatgtctgaatcgggttaAGATCCACACCTCCCAAGATGGGAAAGCAGTGATTGCATTGCAAACGGCTTTAGTTTTCTGTGTGTTCTTGTGCTTTCATTGTCTTGAGCATCGGGCCTTCAGCGGCCAAATTTGAAACGGTGCTTTAAAAGCTTTAAAGATTGATAGAAGTTTTTTGGAGTTTTTATTGATGATGGTTGTTGGAGGAATGAAAATGGGCAGGGGCGTCTTCTAAAGACGACTCCGTTGAGAAAGTTCAACCATGGCTTCATTTTTACACTAACCCTTTTCTCTGCCAAATTGACAGCagtttttatttatcatatctatATTCCGCCTGATATGTGTCTCCCTGTGTGGTATACATAACAAAACACAACAGATATAAAATGGgataaaatgatttaaacaattttatgaaaacaagccatttaaaaatgtatcctaattgtttgggggtagggataaagaaggggtgatcatACAGAGAAAGTTTTAAGTGCAACCCTGAGATCACCTATTTCCTCTCTCCTAGGGTGGTGGTAGATGTTCCCAAAAAAATCATTATGGGCATTGATCCCTCAAGATGACACcgatggccaaaatgtgtgggcctgaTTCCTGGATtccttgtccatctagctcagtattgtctacccagactggcagcggcttctcccaaggttgcaggcaggagtctctctcccagccctatctcgttggagatgctgccagggaggggacttagaaccttcttctgctcttcccggagcggccccatccccgaaggggaatctcttccagtgctcatacatgcaatctcccattcaaatgcaaaccagggcagatcctgcttagccaaggggaccgttcctgctggctaccaccagaccagcaccCCCACACGATCGCCATACCAAACACGGTCAGCTGGACCACTCCAATGTTGGGGAGGGCGCTGTCCGGTGGGTTGAACACGCTGCATTGGTACGTCCCGCTGTCTGTGCTGTGCGTGTTGTTGAGCAGGATGGTGGCACTCTGGGTTGGGGGGAAGGCAAAGCCCACCCGGCCGGCGTAGTGGGAGACGCTCTCCACCACCTCGCCCCGCTCGTAAGCCAGCACCTGCGGAGCAGAGAGGAAGCCCAGGTGAGAGGGGGCCGGCCAGTATACCTGGGCAAAGGTGAGGAAGAGGTTGCCCTGGGTGAGACCTCTCTGGACCTCAAACCAGCCTCCTCCTTATGTTTGGGGAATTAATTTCTGGTGGGCTTCATCCACTTCTGAGGTCTGCAATCTGTTGAGATGGGATTATTTTTCCAAGTAAAAGGCTCAACTTCCCGGGGAACGTATTTTAGCCCAATCAAAACCTCCTCTCTTGAAACAAACACCCTCTATCAGGACTGTGACATCGTGTGGACAAAATATAGGGTGGTGAACTCTCTTCCTCTTGGTTGTAATCAAAAGTCTTTCTTGCCTACGTAGAAGTTTGTTGGAAGCTATATCACAAGTCTTTAGCGGGTTtcacccaggggttctcaacttggggtccccagatggtgttggactacaactcccatcatccctggcattggccagaagcacagcaggagtcTGACCTGTTGAGATCCTAAGCCAGGGTAGGCAACTCTGCTTCTGCAACGGTTCTATTTCGACAGCACATTATGATGCCCTGACCtctgtcaagcttaaaaggccttTTCCCATTACACAcctattcttcttcttctaacaaaaaggacaatgaaaagagAAATAATGCCTTATTTCTCTTttcttggcaaagatgcaatgagAAACTATCATCTAACAAAGAGCGTGAGCTTCCCAggagcctatttgcattagaaatcccccttttaaaatgcaaatacattatgtaaaactCGAAATTTAGGTTTTTTGAAAAAATATTCAGAGGCCTCTCATAATACAAGGCcctataacatctggggaaccgaagttgagaacccctgaatgaaagattaaaatcaaggccctaagctgtagcttgctTAGCTTCTGCCTAAATCTAGCACTTGCCAGAAGTTTCAGATAGTTTAATACAGCCTCATATTATCTAGCAACAGCCTTCCTTGTGGCCAAGATCCTGAAGGGCTGTCCCATCGGAGGGGGAGAGGACTAGTTCTCTACAGCTCCGGAGGGCAGAACTTGGAACCAAAGGGTTGAAattcaaggaagcagatttaggctagacattaggtcagatttcctaactgtaagagctgctggacagtggaactgtctgcctcatgcagttctgggctctcctttgctggaggtcttcaagtaAAACCTACCTGTGAGGGGTGTTGTGACAACTTCCCGATCTGAGCCAGGGGTCTGACTAGATGGCCTCCAAGAGCCCTTCCTCACTTTGTGGTCCTCCAGGGTAGGAAAGGGCCAGGCAGTCAgagaaagtgggtggggtgggggggggagacctcgGGCGTTCACTCACTTGCTGTGGGTGGTGGGGGTCTGCCGAGGGAATGACGGTCCAGATGATGTTGAGGCGGTCCAAGGGCGCCGTGGTGTAGAAGGCGCAGGGCAGGAGTGCGATTCCTCCCTGCACCACTTGGATGCTGTCGGCCACCACCGAGACCTTGACGGCGCCTGCAACTGGAAGAGGGACTGTAGAACGTCACGCGTCGGAGGGCACCCTGGAGGTCCTCTATACCAGCCCAGGCCGAAGGGCTTTTGTGCAGCTCAAAAATGCCAGTTAGGTCAAAACGGTCTCCTGTTAGACGCTAGCAGTTAGGTGAGCTAAAAAGTGACTGAGAGCCACGAGAAGATTCCAGGCTGCTCGGGCAGAGTTGCCAGAGACGCTTCCCACCCAGTCTTCGCCATGGAATCTACTccgaaggagagctggtcttgccagTCGCGACGGCAAGGATGCaatgtttcctttgctaagcagggcccatcttggtttgcattgggatgggagactgcacatcagcactggaagatatgcccctcaggggatggggccaaagctcagtggaagagggcgcagaaggtcccaggttcactcccactGTCGgtctgggagagacgcctgcctgaaaccttggagaagctgctgccagtcagtgtggagagtactgagctaggtggaccaatgtggacataagaacaaccctgtcggatcaggcccaaggaggcctgtctagtccagcaccctgtttcacacagtggcccagccgatgctcctgagaagcccacaggcaagagctgaggagggcacgccttctctcctgctgttgctcccctgcagctggtatcgagaggcatcttgcctctgaggctagaggcggcctgtagccaccagactag
The Hemicordylus capensis ecotype Gifberg chromosome 14, rHemCap1.1.pri, whole genome shotgun sequence genome window above contains:
- the LOC128337266 gene encoding immunoglobulin superfamily member 11-like is translated as MLPGMKRGGELLSRLWVLLGYAAVPLPVAGAVKVSVVADSIQVVQGGIALLPCAFYTTAPLDRLNIIWTVIPSADPHHPQQVLAYERGEVVESVSHYAGRVGFAFPPTQSATILLNNTHSTDSGTYQCSVFNPPDSALPNIGVVQLTVFVPPSNPRCSGEGSGEEGATLQFSCTVDDGTPAPDFAWEKIPADTRPLLMSYEADDRHVLLTLHNLTTEASGLYRCTASNMLGSVSCALELRVHLAPDGTRSLVVGIALMFSMGVVLLMLLALVLWLHQYSAAQWAEPEEDDASNEIRIDSFSPGRLLVAKSRSGDLPTAGPIATPLWIFTSTTPNTTYAHREWRPPPGTPNHSTLPGAPTAAPGQGRWRSVSVSEQRGSSSGSEEEKHPGTAALPRPPGFLV